One genomic segment of Sminthopsis crassicaudata isolate SCR6 chromosome 4, ASM4859323v1, whole genome shotgun sequence includes these proteins:
- the SIKE1 gene encoding suppressor of IKBKE 1 isoform X3 has translation MSCTIEKILTDAKTLLERLREHDAAAESLVDQSAALHRRVAAMREAGAALPDQQYPEDAAELKDASKYKPHILLSQENTQIRELQQENRELWISLEEHQDALELIMSKYRKQMLQLMIAKKAVDAEPVLKAHQSHSLEIESQIDRICEMGEVMRKAVQVDDDQFCKVQEKLAQLEYEV, from the exons ATGAGCTGCACCATCGAGAAGATCTTGACCGACGCAAAGACGCTTCTGGAGCGACTGCGGGAGCACGACGCGGCCGCCGAGTCCCTGGTGGATCAGTCGGCCGCCCTACATCGGCGGGTGGCCGCGATGAGGGAGGCGGGCGCCGCGCTGCCGGACCAG CAGTACCCGGAGGATGCGGCGGAACTGAAAGACGCGTCCAAATACAAGCCGCACATCCTGCTGTCCCAAGAGAACACGCAGATCCGGGAGCTGCAGCAGGAGAACCGAG AATTGTGGATTTCCTTGGAGGAACACCAGGATGCTTTGGAACTCATCATGAGCAAGTATAGGAAACAGATGCTACAATTAATGATTGCTAAAAAAGCAGTGGATGCTGAACCTGTCTTGAAAGCACACCAGTCTCATTCTTTA GAAATTGAAAGTCAGATTGATagaatctgtgaaatgggagaaGTAATGAGGAAAGCTGTTCAGGTGGATGACGACCAGTTTTGTAAGGTTCAGGAAAAACTAGCTCAACTAGAG